The proteins below come from a single Molothrus ater isolate BHLD 08-10-18 breed brown headed cowbird chromosome 3, BPBGC_Mater_1.1, whole genome shotgun sequence genomic window:
- the BCL11A gene encoding B-cell lymphoma/leukemia 11A isoform X4 gives MLMDGGFQSARKGHSWETPPAAKGSVFRGVKGKDEPSSYTCTTCKQPFNSAWFLLQHAQNTHGLRIYLESEHGSPLTPRVGIPTGLGAECPSQPPLHGIHIADNNPFNLLRIPGSVSREASGLGEGRFPPTPPLFSPPPRHHLDPHRIERLGAEEMALATHHPSAFDRVLRLNPMAMEPPAMDFSRRLRELAGNTSSPPLSPSRPSPMQRLLQPFQPGSKPPFLATPPLPPLQSAPPPSQPPMKSKSCEFCGKTFKFQSNLVVHRRSHTGEKPYKCNLCDHACTQASKLKRHMKTHMHKSSPMTVKSDDGLSTASSPEPGTSDLVGSASSALKSVVAKFKSENDPNMIPENGDEEEEEEEEEEEEEEEEEEEDLNESDRPDYGFGMSLEAARHHENNSRAGEEGRAMPDVMQGMVLSSMQHFSEAFHQVLGEKHKRGHLPEPEVHRDTCDEDSVAGESDRIDEGAVNGRGCSPGESASGGLSKKLLLGSPSSLSPFSKRIKLEKEFDLPAAAMPNTENVYSQWLAGYAASRQLKDPFLSFGDSRQSPFASSSEHSSENGSLRFSTPPGELDGGISGRSGTGSGGSTPHISGPGPGRPSSKEGRRSDTCEYCGKVFKNCSNLTVHRRSHTGERPYKCELCNYACAQSSKLTRHMKTHGQVGKDVYKCEICKMPFSVYSTLEKHMKKWHSDRVLNNEIKTE, from the coding sequence GTAAAGATGAGCCCAGCAGCTACACGTGTACGACTTGTAAACAGCCTTTCAACAGCGCCTGGTTCCTCTTGCAGCACGCACAGAACACACACGGCTTACGGATCTACCTAGAAAGCGAGCACGGCAGCCCCCTGACGCCACGGGTTGGTATCCCAACAGGACTAGGTGCAGAGTGCCCTTCCCAGCCACCTCTCCACGGGATTCACATTGCAGACAATAACCCTTTTAACCTGCTCAGAATACCCGGCTCGGTCTCGAGGGAGGCGTCGGGGCTGGGAGAAGGGCGTTTCCCACCCACGCCGCCCCTCTTTAGCCCTCCCCCGAGGCACCATTTGGATCCGCATCGCATTGAGCGCCTGGGTGCGGAAGAAATGGCTCTGGCCACCCATCACCCTAGTGCCTTTGACAGGGTGCTGCGACTGAACCCCATGGCGATGGAGCCCCCCGCTATGGATTTCTCCCGGAGGCTGCGGGAGCTGGCCGGCAACACCTCCAGCCCACCCTTGTCCCCGAGCCGGCCCAGCCCTATGCAAAGGTTGCTGCAGCCCTTCCAGCCCGGCAGCAAGCCCCCGTTCCTGGCCACGCCGCCCCTCCCGCCTCTGCagtctgctcctcctccctcccagccccccatGAAGTCCAAGTCCTGCGAGTTCTGTGGGAAGACCTTCAAGTTTCAGAGCAACCTGGTGGTCCACCGCCGGAGCCACACGGGGGAGAAGCCCTACAAGTGCAACCTCTGCGACCACGCCTGCACGCAGGCCAGCAAGCTGAAGCGCCACATGAAGACCCACATGCACAAGTCCTCCCCCATGACAGTGAAGTCGGACGACGGGCTCTCCACCGCCAGCTCCCCTGAGCCGGGCACCAGTGACCTGGTGGGCAGCGCCAGCAGCGCCCTCAAGTCCGTGGTGGCCAAGTTCAAGAGCGAGAATGACCCCAACATGATCCCTGAGAACggggatgaggaagaggaggaggaggaggaggaagaggaggaggaggaggaggaagaggaggaggactTGAACGAGAGCGACAGGCCGGACTATGGCTTCGGGATGAGCCTGGAGGCGGCCCGTCACCACGAGAACAACTCGCGGGCTGGCGAGGAGGGCCGGGCGATGCCGGACGTCATGCAGGGCATGGTCTTGAGCTCCATGCAGCACTTCAGTGAGGCCTTCCACCAGGTCCTGGGGGAGAAACACAAGCGGGGCCACCTCCCCGAGCCCGAGGTGCACAGGGACACTTGCGACGAAGACTCGGTGGCCGGCGAGTCCGACCGCATCGACGAGGGGGCCGTCAAcggccggggctgctccccggGGGAGTCTGCCTCGGGAGGCCTGTccaaaaagctgctgctgggtagccccagctccctgagcccctTCTCCAAACGCATCAAGCTGGAGAAGGAGTTCGACCTGCCGGCCGCCGCCATGCCCAACACCGAGAACGTTTACTCCCAGTGGCTGGCGGGCTACGCCGCCTCCCGGCAGCTGAAGGACCCCTTCCTCAGCTTCGGCGACTCCCGACAATCGCCCTTCGCCTCCTCCTCCGAGCACTCCTCGGAGAACGGCAGCCTGCGCTTCTCCACGCCGCCGGGCGAGCTGGACGGAGGGATCTCAGGCCGCAGCGGCACGGGAAGCGGAGGGAGCACCCCCCATATTAGTGGCCCGGGCCCTGGCAGGCCCAGCTCAAAAGAGGGCAGACGCAGCGACACTTGTGAGTACTGTGGGAAGGTCTTCAAGAACTGTAGTAATCTCACCGTCCACAGACGGAGCCACACGGGCGAGAGGCCGTATAAGTGTGAGCTTTGCAACTACGCCTGCGCCCAGAGTAGCAAGCTCACCCGGCACATGAAAACACACGGGCAGGTGGGAAAGGACGTTTACAAATGCGAGATTTGTAAGATGCCTTTTAGCGTGTACAGTACCCTGgagaaacacatgaaaaaatggCACAGTGATCGAGTCTTGAATAACGAGATAAAAACTGAATAG